Part of the Melitaea cinxia chromosome 6, ilMelCinx1.1, whole genome shotgun sequence genome is shown below.
tacacggggaaagagtcctatacccaacagtgggatgttacaagctgaatcctattaagtaaaaatatctcCGTACATGATATTTACAGACACTTTCAGCTTACTTCAGTTGTAatacataaatgtaataatatatccCGGCTTGACAAAACCTCCTCTGACTGAATAATCCGTTTACTCAATATATTTAAGCCTAAGCCACCAACGTGCGGATTGACGGTGGAACTCGAAAAAAACCTATTTTCCTCTATAGCTAAGAGTcggataattttgttttttataaccttatttttagatgtttattcgcaatttttcctttttccCTAAATATGAAATGAGTTCTTAAATAAGTTTAGCAATGCAGActtaaatatcagcttttttgatattttcttaGAAGTATCTGTTGCACCTGCTCTTGTGTGTCAATCACCAtaaataccgacggtttgcgggttcaattcccgctcgtgattgataattgttttttacaaatatttcttccgGTTTGAATGTCGCTTCTTGTTCGTCTCcgcatcgtgcctcggagagcacgttaagccgtcggtcccggttgttgtcataaatatttgatagcgattgttactcatagtagggaacatatctgctAAACCCCAGTGGATTATTTGTGgacgtaatatttttaacacttttGCTTAAGTCGATGTACTGTAGTTTCATCTACGCTGTAGTAGAAAATGAGATTCACATAAGAcaagttaatttaaaacttgtGAATTTAATaggaaatattgtttatattgaaAACATATAAgcctttaatataataatatatgtactatACTGTTACACTgtgaaattgaaattattagTCGAATTAACTAACTAATCCCTGACTGATTCTTGTTGTGACAATGATAAAAGACTAGTGTCTGCtggtgacttcgtccgcgtgaatcTTTTAATTCTgttatacatgatttttgcgaaactttaactgaaAAAAGGAAATCTCCGATTCTGAAATAAacaaactatttataatattagtatagattattatatgctgtgtggttacggtagtaagaatatagccaccccttctcttccgtgggtgtcctaagaggcgactaagggttaacatggtttcactaccaccttggaacttataaagccgaccgatggcgggataaccaattaactgctgactttgaaatacacaggccgaagacgggcagcagcgtcttagttgcgacaaagccagccctgcggtcaccaacccgcctgcacagcgtggtgattatgggcaaaacacatgagttcacgccatttttgtcgcgaacttgtggagccctatgtccagcagtggactacaataggcttaaatgatgatgatgatgatagattattaattaaatataaaatgatacttcgtttataactttattatatgaaaagcacttataaataaatttaaaaaaaaagtaactttcctgtcaaaaaaaaatattaagctgaataaaaaaaaataaaaaaaactcgtAAATTTCTCGAAACATAAAaggaaaaagtaaaaataatttctaatctGTTCCGGATTTAATAGAATCGGAAATTTGAGATCAATCGCTGTTACGGAAGCAATATCAGCGCTTTATTACCAAAATAGCACATTTACGTTCACGGATTACATTATTGGCCTACCTATATGATACCTATATGAGTATTAAACAGTGTGGGtgacattttatagataatttattttcgcttttatgtcaaatatatccataatatataaataagaatgaaTCTCTGCATAGAACGTTGCTTATACGTTTGGAACAATACAGTCCAAATTACCGCACatacattttttcgtaggtattaagttaggctgatccgtcacgctctgagatGAAAGGCTCgttcgggtgaactcgggaccgtCGAGTGTACCcaagcgagaaagatacagatAGCTCTTCTCTGCTGAAGGGTGAAAAGCTcaatcgggtgaactcgggacttattgcgttattgTTTGATTGCGATTGCCAATGGAGTTTTCACTTCTTCCGTGCGTCCGAAGGAAAAAacttataaatcaattttatgtcaatattacttttggaacgaagttccctATAGGGCGTTGCGGAAGGCCCTACTGGCAAAACGCCCGTAACgctaaaaaaagcgtaagattttatatgtattgtatatgtatgatgactatacagtgtctaatataaagtctacgtgatgactgttattattattgcagtttgcgattattattatatcattcgataataatttgtcatttttataaatcatctatacatccatacaaataaataaaattagtgtctgtttgtaatattaaaataactgctttttactaaatgcatatggacgtatacacagtacattttgtctatctgtctaactgtctgtttgttccgacctctaaaacggttggaccgattttgacgggacttcaactggtagatagctgatgtaataaggagtaactttggctacttttattttataaatttatttattttgtaacgctgcgaactgaacattaatttttgtttaaataccacacggacgaagtcgcgggcacagctagttgtaaatAAGATAACctgaatagaaatattttttcattccgtttaaattcagtatattttatgtcgcaatttttttacatatcaaTCGACATCCGTTATATTTTATGCAAGTTTTGAATAAAAACGGACTATTATGCATACACAAATTTCGCTTATTCCTACATAGTTGGATGAAAATCAATTCACTCAATTCCGAGTGTAGATGGAAATCTGAATTGCTATGAAAATAAAAGCTGCAGCTACCAAACTGCAAAGCATGTGTGTGTTTATCAGAGATGTacgttacataaataaacacaagCAAATACCGAATCAAGCAAACTTCGAACTTATACCAAAccttgaagttaaaatttaatttgatttgcaAGTTGAATTTTTCTCACCACTTTTTAAAcagtaactatataaaaatttgaaccttcaaatgtaaaatcaaagtgttataattataactgtgtttgctcgcaaatgacaATAactcgacttcaattacatcgacgcgTAACAACGTAGATTGATGGTAAatcagtcaagtaaatacgcattattagtggTAACTCAAAGAGTAAATTTTGAATGAAGAATCTACATTACGAATACTTTAGTTACAccattaacataataaattactCTGCAAAGACACTTTAGAGGTCCTTTCAAAGCCTAAAtttaattgactagcccgttggcgcagttagtagtgaccctgctttctgctccgggggttgtgggttcgattcccaccctgagtctgggtgtaatgtatatatttatttataaatttatatacgtattatttattagtatgtttatcaaaaaaatatgtagctataccagtcggctgttacctataacacaagcattaagttgtttactttaggaacagacgaccgtgtgtgtattgtgtagatttttatttatttatatttaaaaaaatgacttcaataaagtcaatatttaatttgatttaattcgTTAAATTCACTTACTTCCGCTATTCTTCaatgaggtaggacacagcaggaagtATCCTGTTATAAATCTgtaacagcccgactggggaagtaccacgactttacaggcaacacagctaaataatagcgCTTTCGggcagtgttgtgttgctgtgATCAGTAAGGTGAGCAGAGCTACTGAGGATTGggagtagggtcagcaacgtgcttgcaattcttctggtattgcaggcctaccatcaggtgagccgtcttctttataaataataaataaataaataataataataataataaataataaatatttattttattttctctcacacaaaacaaaatacaaatttcaacatAACGAAACACAATCTGTGTGAGAGACTGGCGACTGTACTAGGAGACCTGTATTACAGATTGCCAGTCCCTCCACATCCGGACCGAAtttgatcaataaaattattaaatatactcaCACTTTAGTGTCATGGTGTATGTATGGgttagtgtatgtatttttaatgcatgAATGTGTAAGTGTATGTAGTAAATGTGTTAATGTATGTAGGTCTTagtatatgtacatgtatgtgTGGCAAAGAACATAATATGTGTATACGCGTGTTAGAGTGCTTAGTATTAGCTGAGGACCAGTAACAACTTCTCAGTCTCATTGTAGTCTAGATCTTTAAGCCATTTTACTATAGCttttttacattcatatttagtAAGCGGATATATGTTGATCAACCTGTTTATCTTGTTATATAGATGACAGCCCATAAAACCAAAAAACCTCCTTGAGAAAGCGGTGGACCAACGGGTATCTGAGGTGCAGACTTTATATTTGCAtcgtttgttgttatttaaaaaaggatcaTAGCGAGTCATAGAATGTTGTTTGAGCACTGTGTTTAGTATATATAGTTGGCGAACACTGAGTACGTcagataaaagataaatatcttTGGTAGGGTAAAAAAATGGCTTAGAATAACTAACTTTCAATAACGCACGCTGAGCCTTCTCCAGTTTTATAAGATTAGTTTTACAAGCACCTCCCCAGACCGTAATACAATAGCTTAAAACGGATTGGCAGAGGGACTGATACACCATTTTAATGGTCGATTTTTCAGCAATATTACGGAGATTCTTAAAGGTGAAGATAAGTTTCCGAGTTCGCGATTGTAGCAGGTCTAaatggtaattaaaatttagcGAACTATCAACAACTACACCTAGATACTTAGTGCTGTTGGCAACAGAGATCCTTTGACAGCTACAAGATTCATTGTCAGAGCATACATGAGCAGTTAAGCCAAGGCTAATACTAGGGGCAGGAGTTTTTATGAAGAATGGTAtacatttagttttattgaCATTGATAGTTAGGGCATTCATTCTAAGCCAGGCGTTAACAACGTCGAATCCTTTTTGCGCAATATCGAGAGTATCTTTCCATTTATCACCATGAAACACAAGCGCAGTATCATCtgcaaatgtaataattttaccaTTTTGTAACTGGAGGTCACAAAGATCATTGATAAATATCAGAAACAGTGTTGGACCCAAAACACTACCCTGTGGCACACCATAGCTTATCGGCAGGTCGTCACTAACAGTGTTGTCCACCTTTACTCTTTGCTTTCTGTCACTCAAGTAACTTTCAAATAGTTTGAGCTGCACACCACGAACACCCAGAGCTTCCAATTTATCCAGCAGAATAGGACCAGCGACCGCGTCAAAAGCCTTTGCAATGTCCAAAAATAcagctaatattttatttttcttatctatttttttaacaatatgatCAGTTAATTGATGAACCGCGTCGCTCGTTGATGAACCCGGTCTGAATCCAAACTGTGAGCGTGAGAGTAGATTATTACTTTCTAGATAATCGATAAGGCGTTTGTTTATCAATTTCTCAATAATTTTGGATAGCGTAGATATTTTAGAAATGGGTCGATAGTTACCAACATAATCCCTGCTACCACCCTTATAAACTGGAATT
Proteins encoded:
- the LOC123654473 gene encoding uncharacterized protein LOC123654473, whose protein sequence is MTDWDLIILTECWLHNNRNLPSLEGYNSVLTEKNFTQNEGVVVFFKKHLKLVVSEPDLCDANCLMINLEDNITIIAVYRPPGYKDVPRFLVSLDKLLSETSSTHKVLIGDINIDILDNNKDVNSSSYLNMLASHSLLPAHTFPTHGKTCLDHVILKCSYRAFCYVAETSVTDHDTLILKLEFSTMTDKCFSLKKIDYPSLDDAMKNLNLNILYGMTDPNEATALLLTVLDTVIKANTKTITIPNRKRIKRPWMTPGLLRCVKHRDKLHQKSRKNPSNEILMITYKRYRNFCNSLLKNIKNTYESNRLLKAAKTNTKVLWDTIKQLTYSNNTTSSAHELVSPVDPLLSVNNINKFFVSIGKDIAEKAYSNSSYKKAPINSTLSSFVLLPTDEFEVQSLILQLKKSGAAGRDGISGAFLKRYHEILVPPLTHIFNLIFSTGIFPDLFKLAEVIPVYKGGSRDYVGNYRPISKISTLSKIIEKLINKRLIDYLESNNLLSRSQFGFRPGSSTSDAVHQLTDHIVKKIDKKNKILAVFLDIAKAFDAVAGPILLDKLEALGVRGVQLKLFESYLSDRKQRVKVDNTVSDDLPISYGVPQGSVLGPTLFLIFINDLCDLQLQNGKIITFADDTALVFHGDKWKDTLDIAQKGFDVVNAWLRMNALTINVNKTKCIPFFIKTPAPSISLGLTAHVCSDNESCSCQRISVANSTKYLGVVVDSSLNFNYHLDLLQSRTRKLIFTFKNLRNIAEKSTIKMVYQSLCQSVLSYCITVWGGACKTNLIKLEKAQRALLKVSYSKPFFYPTKDIYLLSDVLSVRQLYILNTVLKQHSMTRYDPFLNNNKRCKYKVCTSDTRWSTAFSRRFFGFMGCHLYNKINRLINIYPLTKYECKKAIVKWLKDLDYNETEKLLLVLS